One genomic segment of Corallococcus silvisoli includes these proteins:
- a CDS encoding type I polyketide synthase, with protein sequence MTEASVLSALRAHLLEALALRNGVAPAQIDARRPFTHYGLDSLGAVALGRSLSALAGREVSPTVFWRHPSVEALLRHLSSEGADDAAPVEAASSVAHGEPIAVVGMACRLPGAPDIASFWELLREGRDAVTEVPPGRWSDGRLQQADRGGGAQRVPRRAGFLADIAGFDPLFFGISPREATEMDPQQRLFLELAWEALEDAGIVPGALRSTATGVFVGAIWRDYAELGGAEPERITPHTATGQALNMIANRLSYVLGLQGPSLVLDTACSSSLVAVHLACQSLWAGESTTAIVGGVSVMASPHTMVALTRFGGLSADGRCKAFDASADGFGRGEGGGVVILKPLSAALAAGDSIRCVIRATHSNNDGPSNGLTAPNPEAQEKLLRQVYARSRVELGAVGYVETHGTGTALGDPIEAGALGAVFAKARADGRPLLIGSVKTNIGHLEGAAGIAGFLKACLCVERRTVVPSLHFERPNPLIPFDALRLEVARAAQPWPLPDGPAVAGVSAFGWGGTNAHVVLQEAPSPRLAWLGLAADDAEGLRARARLALEAVRSGAPLDRLCQTLTAEGSGRERITLCVRSTVELEGRLRAFLEGAEPAPVTRGTALDRPAKVAFVCSPQGGQWVGMGRRMLLTEPAFRAAFERADAALAVHSGESLREELFKAEGSARYDDVDVVQPLLFAFQVALAEQWRAWGITPDVVVGHSLGEIAAAHIAGILDLDEAALVIHHYSRLQKLLADRGGMAVVNLPPAALAGLLEDSNGAVVLAGHNGPRSTVLSGEPVALDALLAELKRRKELCARIRVNVAAHSPQIDAILPELEAVLQGLRPKPARLPMISTAFQRRLDGPEVDGRYFGQNLRTPVWLAPVLASLVAEGVDALVELSPHPVLVGALQQAAEGRRPPPVVLPSTTRDEDERLAFHEARATLFRLGCSGTGGGDSRDELVPLSAHTPQALRELAGRVAASLRARPQVSVEDVAATVATRRTHHAERLAVVARDGESLALALEAHARGEPHERLVTPALAKQPSVVFVFPGQGSQWHGMARQLLRQEPAFRAELERCDGAIRALTGWSVLEELEASAEASRMALVDVVQPVLFAVAAGLAALWRSWGVEPKAVIGHSMGEVAAAYVAGALSLAHAARIICGRSQLLRRVSGQGAMLAAELTLDEARDALVGHEQRASVAVSNSSRSTVLSGHRESLEVISQALQARGVFWRWVKVDVASHSPQMDVLKAELLEVLASVAPTTAAVPIYSTVLDAETDGRDFEPAYWVRNLRDPVLFASAVRRARAAGHDVFIEMSPHPILLPAVEQELADVGEAGEVLPSLRRNESERETALRSLAALYARGVDVSWGAVARAGRPGVTLPTYPWQRERFWIEPAPVARASGPARRGSEGLLGGHLPSAVEPSLHHWQAEWGPEVSDFLSDHRVGGDAVVPGAVYLTLEVRAARLAMGSAPVALKDITFPHPLVLGAGPAPRVQTVLSVRGSQRELQTFSQGEGGAWVPHARAWLDAGQEQAGRERALEALAARDALRGSAAMLLDQVRYYELLAGCGLEYRSAFRGVECVWSRDAQALGRVVAPAASVDPELAAVACIDSALQLAIATLPPSLVFRGRQIISVGVDAFALHRVPEGTFHAHARLRPGDEGPLFRVDVVAFTDAGEPLFHVDGLKVRVLDVARSAPRSEEARASAVVPRTLFDELAALEPTRRRPRAEEELRQVVATVLKLAPARVPMDQPLRTLGMDSVMSLELRNRIEARTGIRLSATALWNHPTVEALTGFVLKQATPAAAAVSRPPPERAAPPPSAPPVAQVPSDLDLERLLEAELAQVQQLIEES encoded by the coding sequence GTGACGGAAGCGTCCGTGCTGTCGGCACTCCGGGCCCACCTGTTGGAGGCATTGGCCCTGCGCAATGGCGTGGCTCCGGCGCAGATCGACGCGCGCCGGCCCTTCACCCACTACGGGCTCGACTCGCTGGGCGCGGTGGCGCTCGGGCGGAGCCTGTCGGCGCTGGCGGGGCGGGAGGTGTCTCCGACGGTCTTCTGGCGCCACCCCAGCGTGGAGGCGCTGCTGCGGCACCTGTCCTCCGAGGGCGCGGACGACGCGGCACCGGTGGAGGCCGCGTCGTCGGTGGCCCACGGCGAGCCTATCGCGGTCGTGGGCATGGCCTGCCGCCTCCCCGGCGCTCCGGACATCGCCTCTTTCTGGGAGCTGCTTCGGGAGGGGCGTGACGCGGTGACGGAGGTGCCGCCTGGACGTTGGAGCGATGGGCGGCTCCAGCAGGCGGACCGGGGCGGCGGGGCGCAGCGGGTGCCGCGCCGGGCCGGCTTCCTCGCGGACATCGCCGGGTTCGATCCGCTGTTCTTCGGCATCTCTCCTCGCGAGGCGACGGAGATGGATCCGCAGCAGCGCTTGTTCCTGGAGCTGGCGTGGGAGGCGCTGGAGGACGCGGGCATCGTTCCTGGCGCCCTGCGCTCGACGGCCACGGGGGTGTTCGTCGGGGCCATCTGGAGGGACTACGCGGAGCTGGGGGGGGCGGAGCCGGAGCGCATCACGCCGCACACGGCCACCGGGCAGGCGCTCAACATGATCGCCAACCGCCTGTCCTATGTGCTGGGCCTCCAGGGCCCCAGCCTCGTGCTGGACACGGCCTGCTCGTCGTCGCTGGTGGCGGTCCACCTGGCCTGCCAGAGCCTCTGGGCGGGGGAGAGCACCACCGCCATCGTCGGCGGCGTCAGCGTGATGGCCTCGCCGCACACGATGGTGGCGCTGACGCGCTTCGGCGGCCTGTCCGCGGATGGCCGGTGCAAGGCCTTCGATGCGAGCGCGGACGGGTTCGGGCGGGGAGAGGGGGGCGGCGTGGTGATCCTCAAGCCGCTCTCCGCCGCGCTCGCCGCGGGTGACTCCATCCGCTGCGTCATCCGGGCGACCCACAGCAACAACGATGGGCCGAGCAACGGCCTCACGGCGCCCAACCCGGAGGCCCAGGAGAAGCTGCTCCGTCAGGTGTATGCGCGCTCGAGGGTGGAGCTGGGCGCGGTCGGCTACGTCGAGACGCACGGCACGGGCACCGCGCTGGGGGATCCCATCGAGGCGGGGGCCCTGGGCGCCGTGTTCGCGAAGGCGCGCGCCGACGGACGCCCCCTGCTCATCGGCTCGGTGAAGACGAACATCGGCCACCTGGAGGGGGCCGCGGGCATCGCGGGCTTCCTCAAGGCGTGCCTGTGCGTCGAGCGGCGCACCGTCGTGCCGAGCCTCCACTTCGAGCGCCCCAATCCGCTCATCCCCTTCGACGCGCTCCGCCTGGAGGTCGCGCGCGCGGCCCAGCCGTGGCCGCTGCCGGACGGGCCCGCGGTGGCGGGCGTCAGCGCCTTTGGCTGGGGCGGCACCAACGCCCACGTCGTGCTCCAGGAGGCACCGTCGCCCCGGCTCGCCTGGCTGGGACTGGCGGCCGACGACGCGGAGGGCCTTCGGGCGCGGGCCCGGCTCGCGCTCGAGGCCGTGCGGAGCGGGGCCCCGTTGGACAGGCTCTGTCAGACGCTGACGGCGGAGGGCTCGGGGCGGGAGCGGATCACGCTCTGCGTCCGCTCCACCGTGGAGCTGGAGGGGCGCCTGCGCGCGTTCCTGGAGGGCGCGGAGCCCGCGCCGGTGACGCGCGGGACCGCGTTGGACCGGCCCGCGAAGGTGGCGTTCGTCTGCTCTCCCCAGGGGGGACAGTGGGTCGGCATGGGGCGGCGGATGTTGCTCACCGAGCCCGCCTTCCGCGCCGCCTTCGAGCGCGCGGACGCGGCCCTGGCGGTCCACTCCGGCGAATCGCTCCGGGAGGAGCTGTTCAAGGCGGAGGGCTCCGCCCGCTACGACGACGTGGACGTGGTCCAGCCGCTCCTCTTCGCGTTCCAGGTCGCCCTGGCGGAGCAGTGGCGCGCCTGGGGCATCACGCCGGACGTGGTCGTGGGGCACAGCCTGGGAGAGATCGCGGCCGCGCACATCGCGGGGATCCTCGACCTCGACGAGGCGGCGCTCGTCATCCACCACTACAGCCGGCTCCAGAAGCTGCTGGCGGATCGCGGCGGCATGGCGGTCGTCAACCTGCCGCCCGCGGCGTTGGCCGGACTCCTGGAGGACTCGAACGGCGCGGTCGTCCTGGCGGGCCACAACGGTCCCCGGTCCACCGTGCTCTCGGGAGAGCCGGTCGCGCTCGATGCGCTCCTCGCCGAGCTGAAGCGCCGCAAGGAGCTCTGCGCGCGGATCCGAGTGAACGTCGCCGCGCACAGCCCGCAGATCGACGCGATCCTCCCGGAGCTCGAAGCGGTGCTCCAGGGCCTCCGGCCGAAGCCCGCGCGGCTGCCGATGATCTCCACCGCCTTCCAACGGCGTCTGGACGGACCGGAGGTGGATGGGCGCTACTTCGGTCAGAACCTGCGGACGCCCGTGTGGCTCGCCCCCGTGCTCGCGTCGCTCGTGGCCGAGGGCGTGGACGCGCTGGTGGAGCTCAGCCCCCACCCCGTGCTGGTGGGCGCGCTCCAGCAGGCCGCGGAGGGGCGCCGACCGCCTCCCGTGGTGCTTCCGTCCACCACGCGGGACGAGGACGAACGGCTGGCCTTCCACGAGGCGCGCGCCACGTTGTTCCGGCTGGGGTGCTCCGGGACGGGCGGTGGTGACTCGCGCGATGAGCTGGTGCCGCTCTCCGCTCACACGCCGCAGGCGCTTCGCGAGCTGGCGGGGCGGGTGGCCGCGTCCCTGCGCGCCCGGCCGCAGGTGAGCGTGGAGGATGTCGCCGCCACGGTCGCGACGCGCCGGACGCACCACGCGGAGCGGCTGGCGGTGGTCGCGCGCGATGGAGAGTCCCTGGCCCTGGCGCTGGAGGCGCATGCTCGCGGCGAGCCCCACGAGCGGCTGGTGACGCCAGCCCTCGCGAAGCAGCCGTCGGTCGTCTTCGTCTTCCCCGGGCAGGGTTCGCAGTGGCACGGGATGGCGCGGCAGCTGCTTCGCCAGGAGCCGGCCTTCCGCGCGGAGCTGGAGCGGTGCGATGGCGCCATCCGCGCGCTCACCGGGTGGTCCGTCCTGGAGGAGCTGGAGGCTTCCGCGGAGGCGTCCCGGATGGCCCTGGTGGACGTGGTGCAGCCGGTGCTCTTCGCCGTGGCGGCGGGTCTGGCCGCGCTCTGGCGCTCCTGGGGCGTGGAGCCGAAGGCGGTCATCGGCCACAGCATGGGCGAGGTCGCGGCGGCCTATGTCGCTGGCGCGCTCAGCCTCGCGCATGCCGCGCGGATCATCTGCGGCCGAAGCCAGCTGCTCCGCCGGGTGAGCGGGCAGGGCGCCATGCTCGCGGCGGAGCTGACGCTGGACGAGGCCCGGGACGCACTCGTGGGCCACGAACAGCGCGCCTCCGTGGCCGTGAGCAACAGCTCCCGGTCCACCGTGCTGTCCGGCCACCGTGAGTCCCTGGAGGTCATCTCCCAGGCGCTCCAGGCCCGGGGCGTCTTCTGGCGCTGGGTCAAGGTGGATGTCGCCTCCCACAGCCCGCAGATGGACGTCCTCAAGGCGGAGCTGCTGGAGGTGCTGGCCAGCGTCGCGCCGACGACGGCGGCGGTGCCCATCTACTCCACGGTGCTGGACGCCGAGACGGACGGCCGCGACTTCGAGCCCGCCTACTGGGTTCGCAACCTGCGGGATCCAGTCCTCTTCGCCTCCGCGGTCCGGCGAGCGCGCGCGGCGGGCCATGACGTCTTCATCGAGATGAGCCCGCATCCCATCCTGCTGCCCGCCGTGGAGCAGGAGCTGGCGGACGTGGGCGAGGCGGGCGAGGTGCTGCCCTCGCTCCGCCGCAACGAGTCCGAACGGGAGACGGCGCTCCGCTCCCTGGCGGCGCTCTACGCGAGGGGAGTGGACGTGTCCTGGGGCGCGGTCGCTCGCGCCGGCCGCCCTGGCGTCACCCTGCCCACCTATCCGTGGCAGCGCGAGCGGTTCTGGATCGAGCCCGCGCCCGTGGCCCGCGCGTCCGGGCCTGCTCGCCGCGGCAGTGAAGGGCTTCTGGGGGGGCACCTGCCGTCCGCCGTGGAGCCGAGCCTCCACCACTGGCAGGCGGAGTGGGGCCCGGAGGTGTCCGACTTCCTCTCGGACCACCGGGTGGGCGGCGACGCGGTGGTCCCCGGGGCTGTCTACCTGACCCTGGAGGTGCGGGCCGCGCGCCTGGCGATGGGGAGCGCGCCGGTGGCGCTGAAGGACATCACCTTCCCGCACCCGCTCGTGCTGGGAGCCGGACCTGCCCCACGCGTGCAGACCGTGCTCTCGGTCCGAGGTTCCCAGCGGGAGCTCCAGACCTTCTCCCAGGGGGAGGGCGGAGCCTGGGTCCCCCACGCGCGGGCCTGGCTGGACGCGGGCCAGGAGCAGGCCGGGCGTGAACGGGCGCTCGAAGCGCTCGCGGCCCGGGACGCACTGCGGGGCTCCGCGGCGATGCTCCTGGATCAGGTCCGGTACTACGAGCTGCTGGCGGGCTGTGGGCTGGAGTACCGGTCCGCGTTCCGCGGCGTGGAGTGCGTCTGGTCCCGCGATGCTCAGGCGCTGGGGCGCGTGGTCGCGCCCGCCGCGTCCGTGGATCCGGAGCTGGCCGCGGTGGCCTGCATCGACTCCGCGCTCCAGCTGGCCATCGCCACGCTGCCTCCCAGCCTCGTGTTCCGGGGGCGGCAGATCATCAGCGTCGGAGTGGACGCGTTCGCGCTCCACCGCGTTCCGGAAGGAACCTTCCACGCCCATGCGCGGCTGCGTCCGGGCGATGAAGGCCCGCTGTTCCGCGTGGACGTGGTGGCGTTCACCGACGCGGGCGAGCCGCTGTTCCACGTCGACGGCTTGAAGGTCCGCGTGCTCGACGTGGCGCGCTCCGCGCCCCGGAGCGAGGAGGCCCGCGCGTCGGCCGTCGTGCCCCGCACGCTGTTCGACGAGCTGGCCGCGCTGGAGCCGACGCGGCGGCGGCCTCGCGCGGAGGAGGAGCTGCGGCAGGTCGTCGCCACCGTGCTCAAGCTGGCCCCGGCTCGGGTCCCCATGGACCAGCCGCTGCGCACGCTGGGCATGGACTCCGTGATGTCGCTGGAGCTGCGCAATCGCATCGAAGCGCGCACGGGCATCCGGCTCTCCGCGACCGCGCTCTGGAACCACCCCACGGTGGAGGCCCTGACCGGCTTCGTCCTGAAGCAGGCCACCCCCGCCGCCGCGGCCGTGTCCCGGCCGCCTCCGGAGCGGGCCGCGCCGCCGCCTTCCGCGCCGCCCGTCGCGCAAGTCCCTTCCGACCTGGATCTCGAGCGGCTGCTGGAGGCCGAGCTCGCCCAGGTCCAACAGCTCATCGAGGAGTCCTGA
- a CDS encoding type I polyketide synthase, whose translation MTAPLPTANDPTLLKRSLDALKDLRARFEALESRGREPIAIIGLGCRIPGGGETPESLWKMLRGKVDAVSEVPADRWDVSRYFDADVATPGRMHMRYGAFLDAPDRFDPYFFGISPREASQMDPQQRLFLEVAWHALEDAGLSAKALAGSDTGVFVGANGNDYLQLQLSEPDVLDTYSLVGGTNCIIPNRLSYLLDLRGPSMAFDTACSSSLVAVHQACQSLRGGESSTAIVGGLNLLLSPVVSVAHSKGLPLAPDGRCKTFDSRADGYVRGEGCGVVVLKRLSDALAAGDNIWAVIHGSAVNQDGLSNGLTAPNGGAQRAVIRKALERARLTGAEVGLIEAHGTGTSLGDPIEVEALSEIYGGSEGERRPCALGSIKTNIGHLEAGAGIVGILKVALALKHGAIPANLHFQALNPHISLDGTRLFVPTELTPWPGPAERRYGAVSSFGAGGTNAHVVLGSVESSRPEAAPRPTKAVAERAHLLVLSARSRTALANVAWRLADHLSSGPGQHEPLEDLCATAALRRTHHNHRVGLVVRSREDAIQKLRAFHQGAPAMRSGPAGRPGRAVFVFPAQQPLSGARLESLGRDCPVFAQALERCRGALQLAAGPRGGADSVGEHFAVQVALAELWRSWGVEPGAVVGQGVGEIAAAHVAGALSLEDAARVAARCGALLTKGTASPEALAAERLGLTPRPTSVPMYSAEGTELDGEVQGAASWSRCLRHPASVLPALEESLRAGHALFVELSPEPVFVATVMEVAARQGPTDALAVPSLRAGQDGLEALLESAGALHAAGLGVRLEGLLAPHQRFRRLPLYPFERESFWFKERPVNLRTSTRGTSLELPLAAVRDTPPEPASRRVGDVRAPVTARQAEWAALPERERGTRLRSLVHTEVARILKFDAARLDPKEGFFQMGMDSVMAGQLRNRMEQQLGRKFAVTVIFENPSVERLSRQLATFLVPPPAPSTAHRTEATPSRLMPLETGAGADSIADLLARELEETSSLSSKDLS comes from the coding sequence ATGACGGCCCCATTGCCAACCGCGAATGATCCCACGCTGCTCAAGCGCAGCCTCGACGCGCTGAAGGACCTCCGGGCCCGTTTCGAGGCCCTGGAGTCACGTGGCCGGGAGCCCATCGCCATCATCGGGTTGGGGTGCCGCATCCCAGGGGGAGGAGAGACCCCGGAGTCTCTCTGGAAGATGCTCCGCGGGAAGGTGGACGCGGTCAGCGAGGTGCCCGCGGACCGGTGGGATGTGTCGCGGTACTTCGACGCGGACGTGGCCACGCCGGGGCGCATGCACATGCGGTACGGCGCCTTCCTCGACGCGCCCGACCGGTTCGACCCGTACTTCTTCGGCATCTCGCCCCGCGAGGCGTCGCAGATGGATCCGCAGCAGCGCCTCTTCCTGGAAGTAGCGTGGCACGCGCTGGAGGACGCGGGCCTGAGCGCGAAGGCGCTCGCGGGCAGCGACACCGGCGTCTTCGTGGGGGCCAACGGGAACGACTACCTCCAGCTCCAGCTCTCCGAGCCGGACGTCCTCGACACGTACTCGCTCGTGGGCGGCACGAACTGCATCATCCCCAACCGCCTCTCGTACCTGTTGGACCTGCGCGGGCCGAGCATGGCCTTCGACACGGCCTGCTCCTCCTCGCTCGTGGCGGTGCACCAGGCCTGCCAGAGCCTGCGCGGCGGCGAGAGCTCCACCGCCATCGTGGGCGGGCTCAACCTTCTGCTGTCGCCCGTCGTGTCGGTGGCGCACTCCAAGGGCCTGCCCCTGGCGCCCGACGGTCGCTGCAAGACGTTCGACTCCCGTGCGGACGGCTACGTGCGCGGCGAGGGCTGCGGCGTCGTGGTGCTCAAGCGCCTGTCGGACGCGCTCGCCGCGGGTGACAACATCTGGGCCGTCATCCACGGCTCGGCCGTCAACCAGGACGGGCTCAGCAACGGCCTCACCGCCCCCAACGGCGGGGCGCAGCGCGCGGTCATCCGCAAGGCGCTGGAGCGGGCGCGGCTCACCGGCGCGGAGGTGGGCCTCATCGAGGCGCACGGGACGGGCACCTCGCTTGGCGACCCCATCGAGGTCGAGGCCCTGTCCGAAATCTACGGGGGCTCGGAAGGGGAGCGGCGGCCCTGCGCGCTCGGCTCCATCAAGACGAACATCGGACACCTGGAGGCGGGCGCGGGCATCGTCGGCATCCTCAAGGTGGCGCTGGCGCTCAAGCACGGCGCCATCCCGGCGAACCTGCACTTCCAGGCGCTCAACCCCCACATCTCGCTGGACGGCACGCGCCTCTTCGTCCCGACCGAGCTGACGCCGTGGCCGGGCCCCGCCGAGCGCAGGTACGGCGCGGTCAGCTCGTTCGGCGCGGGCGGCACCAACGCGCACGTCGTGCTGGGATCCGTGGAGTCCTCGCGGCCCGAGGCGGCGCCGCGTCCGACCAAGGCCGTGGCGGAGCGAGCCCACCTGCTGGTGCTCTCCGCTCGCAGCCGCACCGCGCTGGCGAACGTGGCCTGGCGTCTGGCGGATCACCTGTCGAGCGGTCCCGGCCAGCACGAGCCGCTGGAGGACCTCTGCGCGACGGCGGCGCTGCGCAGGACGCACCACAACCACCGGGTGGGGCTGGTGGTCCGGTCGCGCGAGGATGCCATCCAGAAGCTCCGGGCGTTCCACCAGGGTGCCCCGGCGATGCGGTCGGGGCCCGCGGGGAGGCCCGGGCGCGCGGTGTTCGTCTTCCCCGCGCAGCAGCCGCTCTCCGGAGCTCGGCTGGAGTCGCTGGGCCGAGACTGTCCGGTGTTCGCCCAGGCCCTGGAGCGCTGTCGTGGCGCGCTCCAATTGGCGGCAGGTCCGCGCGGAGGCGCCGACAGCGTCGGTGAGCATTTCGCCGTGCAGGTGGCGCTCGCCGAGCTGTGGCGTTCGTGGGGCGTCGAGCCGGGCGCGGTGGTGGGGCAGGGCGTGGGGGAGATCGCCGCGGCCCATGTCGCGGGCGCGCTCTCGCTGGAGGACGCCGCGCGCGTGGCGGCCCGGTGTGGCGCCCTGCTGACGAAGGGCACCGCGTCCCCCGAAGCACTGGCCGCGGAGCGGTTGGGGCTGACCCCTCGGCCCACGTCGGTGCCCATGTATTCGGCGGAAGGGACAGAGCTGGACGGCGAGGTTCAGGGCGCCGCCTCCTGGTCCCGGTGCCTGCGCCATCCGGCGTCGGTCCTGCCGGCCCTCGAGGAGTCGCTGCGCGCGGGTCACGCGCTCTTCGTCGAGCTGAGCCCCGAGCCGGTGTTCGTCGCGACGGTGATGGAGGTCGCCGCTCGGCAGGGCCCGACGGATGCGCTCGCGGTGCCCAGTCTGCGTGCGGGCCAGGACGGGCTGGAGGCCCTGCTGGAGTCCGCGGGTGCGCTGCACGCGGCGGGGTTGGGCGTGCGGCTGGAGGGGTTGCTCGCGCCGCATCAGCGCTTCCGCCGCCTTCCGCTCTATCCCTTCGAGCGCGAGTCCTTCTGGTTCAAGGAGCGGCCGGTGAACCTGCGGACCTCCACGCGGGGCACCAGCCTGGAGCTTCCCCTCGCGGCGGTGCGTGACACGCCCCCGGAGCCCGCCTCCCGGCGCGTCGGCGATGTTCGCGCGCCGGTCACGGCGAGGCAGGCCGAGTGGGCCGCGCTGCCGGAGCGTGAGCGAGGCACCCGGCTGCGGAGCCTGGTGCACACGGAGGTGGCGCGCATCCTGAAGTTCGACGCCGCGCGGCTCGACCCGAAGGAGGGCTTCTTCCAGATGGGCATGGACTCCGTGATGGCAGGGCAGCTGCGCAACCGGATGGAGCAGCAGCTGGGGCGCAAGTTCGCCGTCACCGTCATCTTCGAGAACCCCTCCGTGGAGCGGCTGTCCCGACAGCTGGCCACCTTCCTGGTGCCGCCCCCGGCACCGTCCACCGCGCACCGCACCGAGGCGACCCCCTCGAGGCTCATGCCCCTGGAGACAGGAGCCGGCGCGGACAGCATCGCCGACCTCCTGGCCCGGGAGCTCGAAGAGACCTCCTCCCTTTCCAGCAAGGACCTGTCATGA